The proteins below are encoded in one region of Syntrophotalea carbinolica DSM 2380:
- the rimM gene encoding ribosome maturation factor RimM (Essential for efficient processing of 16S rRNA), with translation MVLQQSDLLILGVVIGTHGLRGDLKIRGSDQDFPLLSKMHQLVFLREGETVLKCARRKAGWYKGHLLLQIAGYRDVRAVQHLVGCEVAVRRDDVPGLPAGEYYWFQLKGMTAVDRRLGALGCLEDIFTTAAHDIYVINGDYGEVLVPAVKAFIADVDLESNRILFDLPDGLVQET, from the coding sequence ATGGTTCTGCAACAAAGCGATTTGCTGATTCTAGGGGTTGTTATCGGAACCCACGGGTTGCGTGGCGACCTCAAGATCCGCGGTAGTGACCAGGATTTTCCCTTGTTGTCCAAGATGCACCAGCTTGTCTTTCTGCGTGAAGGCGAGACGGTGCTGAAGTGCGCCCGTCGCAAGGCCGGCTGGTACAAGGGGCATCTTCTGTTGCAGATTGCCGGTTATAGAGATGTTCGTGCCGTTCAACATCTTGTTGGATGCGAGGTTGCCGTTCGTCGAGATGATGTTCCCGGGTTGCCTGCAGGTGAATACTACTGGTTTCAGCTTAAGGGCATGACCGCCGTTGACCGTCGGTTGGGTGCCCTCGGTTGCCTTGAGGATATTTTCACCACTGCGGCCCATGACATCTACGTGATTAACGGGGACTATGGCGAGGTTTTAGTGCCAGCCGTCAAGGCCTTTATTGCGGATGTCGATCTGGAGAGCAACCGTATATTGTTTGATCTGCCTGATGGGCTGGTTCAGGAAACCTGA
- the trmD gene encoding tRNA (guanosine(37)-N1)-methyltransferase TrmD: protein MFFDVLTLFPGMFASPFADSIMGKAVKRGLVQITAHHLRDWAEGKHQITDDVPYGGGEGMVLKPEPVARALRDLRQRRPHSRVLLMTPQGKPFCQESARQLAGEESLVFVCGRYEGFDERIRSMVDDEFSLGDFVLTGGELAAMTIIDAVGRLVPGVLGNRDSAASDSYSDGLLEYAQYTRPAEFEGMKVPDVLLSGNHAAIARWRRQQQLLRTWLRRPDLLERACLSDEDRRMLQELQRQADSGEQ from the coding sequence ATGTTCTTTGATGTTTTGACGCTTTTTCCCGGAATGTTCGCTTCTCCCTTTGCCGATAGTATTATGGGCAAAGCGGTGAAACGGGGCCTTGTGCAGATCACAGCTCATCATTTGCGCGATTGGGCCGAAGGCAAGCACCAGATTACCGATGATGTTCCGTACGGCGGCGGCGAAGGGATGGTTCTAAAGCCGGAACCCGTTGCGCGGGCATTGCGAGACCTCCGGCAGCGGCGGCCGCACAGTCGCGTTCTGCTGATGACACCCCAGGGTAAGCCTTTCTGCCAGGAATCGGCACGGCAGCTTGCAGGTGAGGAGTCGCTTGTTTTTGTCTGCGGGCGCTACGAAGGCTTCGATGAGCGTATTCGCTCCATGGTTGACGACGAGTTCTCGCTCGGGGATTTCGTTCTGACCGGCGGTGAGCTGGCAGCTATGACGATTATCGATGCGGTGGGCCGTCTGGTGCCCGGCGTGCTCGGTAATCGTGACAGTGCAGCGAGCGATTCCTACAGTGACGGGTTGCTGGAGTACGCCCAATACACCCGGCCTGCAGAATTTGAGGGCATGAAGGTCCCTGATGTGCTGTTGTCCGGCAATCATGCCGCCATTGCGCGCTGGCGTCGACAGCAACAGCTGTTGCGTACCTGGCTTAGGCGTCCCGATCTTCTGGAGCGTGCCTGTCTTAGTGATGAAGATCGCCGCATGTTGCAGGAACTGCAGCGTCAAGCGGATAGCGGTGAACAGTAA
- a CDS encoding KH domain-containing protein, with product MKELIEFIAKSLVENPDAVSVTEEQGEDGSILLKLAAAPEDMGRIIGKQGRTAKAMRTLLNAKATREAKRASLHIME from the coding sequence ATGAAGGAGCTGATCGAATTCATCGCTAAATCCCTGGTAGAAAATCCTGACGCGGTTTCCGTTACAGAGGAACAAGGAGAAGACGGTAGTATTCTCCTGAAGCTCGCGGCAGCTCCCGAAGATATGGGGCGTATTATTGGCAAGCAGGGGCGGACCGCGAAAGCGATGCGCACCTTGCTTAATGCCAAAGCGACCCGTGAGGCTAAGCGGGCTTCTTTGCACATCATGGAGTAA
- a CDS encoding acylphosphatase: protein MKPIRVKVKVNGRVQGVGFRHFTYKTAISLELTGWVRNLEDGCVEAVAEGPRQQVEEWLAALKKGPPASKVAGLTIQREIVEGVFERFEVRF, encoded by the coding sequence ATGAAACCGATACGGGTAAAGGTCAAAGTAAACGGTCGCGTGCAAGGGGTCGGATTTCGCCACTTCACCTACAAAACAGCCATCAGCCTCGAGCTGACCGGCTGGGTGCGAAACCTGGAGGATGGATGCGTCGAGGCCGTTGCGGAAGGCCCCCGACAACAGGTGGAAGAATGGCTGGCTGCGCTCAAAAAAGGGCCCCCGGCCAGCAAGGTTGCAGGGCTGACCATTCAGCGGGAAATCGTCGAAGGCGTTTTCGAGCGCTTCGAGGTAAGATTCTGA
- a CDS encoding YraN family protein, which produces MTYQRLSLGRWGEDIAAGYLRRQGMKILDRNIRTPVGELDIVARHKRMLIFVEVKTRRGISHGYPQEAVGAAKQRQILRAAQWYLAERRLDRLQPRFDVIAVRRRGDEAEVEHFPGAFDVDGW; this is translated from the coding sequence GTGACCTACCAACGCTTAAGCCTCGGACGTTGGGGCGAAGATATCGCTGCCGGGTATTTGCGGCGCCAGGGTATGAAGATTCTGGACCGCAACATACGTACCCCGGTCGGCGAGCTCGATATTGTTGCCCGGCACAAGCGCATGCTGATCTTCGTCGAAGTCAAAACTCGTCGCGGCATTTCCCACGGTTACCCGCAAGAAGCGGTCGGGGCCGCCAAACAACGTCAGATTCTGCGAGCCGCACAGTGGTATCTGGCCGAGCGTCGGTTGGATCGCCTGCAACCGCGTTTCGACGTGATTGCGGTGCGGAGACGGGGTGACGAGGCCGAGGTCGAACACTTTCCCGGTGCTTTTGATGTCGATGGCTGGTAG
- a CDS encoding RNA methyltransferase, whose protein sequence is MSTPVAVALVHYPIVDRRGDTVSTAVTNLDLHDIARTARTYGVDRFYVITPVVEQQTLVRRILAHWHEGHGAAYNPHRGEALSLIRVVASLDEALADWRSFAGPTAEPVLTGASRTDGIGVDACRALLDKIPLMLVFGTGWGLAPELFECGWKVLEPIRGRGVYNHLPVRAAAAIILDRLLGTSA, encoded by the coding sequence ATGAGTACGCCCGTGGCCGTTGCCTTGGTACATTACCCTATCGTGGATCGACGCGGCGATACGGTGAGTACGGCGGTTACCAATCTTGATCTGCACGATATCGCCCGTACCGCCAGAACGTATGGCGTCGATCGATTTTACGTTATTACGCCGGTCGTCGAACAGCAGACCCTGGTCCGGCGTATTCTTGCCCACTGGCACGAAGGACACGGCGCCGCATACAATCCTCACCGCGGCGAGGCGCTGTCCCTGATCAGGGTTGTCGCTTCCCTGGATGAGGCGCTTGCGGATTGGCGATCATTCGCCGGGCCAACCGCTGAGCCCGTGCTGACCGGCGCCTCGCGCACCGACGGGATCGGCGTGGACGCATGCAGGGCCTTGCTCGATAAGATTCCGCTGATGCTGGTGTTTGGTACCGGCTGGGGACTGGCACCGGAGCTTTTCGAGTGCGGCTGGAAGGTGCTCGAACCGATTCGGGGACGGGGCGTATATAACCATTTGCCGGTGCGTGCAGCCGCCGCGATCATACTTGATCGGCTGCTTGGCACGTCGGCCTAA
- the ligA gene encoding NAD-dependent DNA ligase LigA, which translates to MDKAQRIRRYQQLCDELHRHSRLYYTYDRPEITDAEYDRLFRELLELEKAYPELVTAASPSLRVGASPLSQFTPVPHSRPMLSLENALTEDELYDFDARIRKLLASDAPVRYVCELKMDGVAVELVYRDGILSVGSTRGDGTTGEGITENLRTIPSIPLVLSGEAPALLEVRGEVYIDLDDFQKLNHEREEEGLQVFANPRNAAAGSLRQLDSAVTAKRPLKIFCYGIGQLSGEHPASHHSLLKCMHRWGLRVNLEHSRTLEGIEQVTDYFRQLQQRRDELPYEIDGMVVKVDDLALQRELGEKTRTPRWAIACKFPPRQAVTVVEDIVLQVGRTGAITPVAQLKPVEVSGVTVSRASLHNWDEIARLDVLIGDTVVVERAGDVIPDVVKVLTEHRNGQERSVPLPQSCPACGGPVVKLEGEVVPRCQEMSCPARLRESIKHFVARRAMDIDGLGERTIEQLLKRELIKSVADLYHLTKEDLLLCERLADKSAEKLLTAIAASKTRPLGRFLFALGIRHVGEHLASLLARQFGSLDALSHATREELLAIHEIGPQVADSVTDFFAKSRNREILAALQRAGVAPQAEEKRSGGPLTGKSFVFTGSLTRFSRKQAQEMVERLGGRASGSVSKKTDCVVAGEAAGSKLEKARQLNIQILSEEEFLQMIDTLEEA; encoded by the coding sequence ATGGACAAGGCACAACGAATCCGCCGTTATCAACAACTGTGTGACGAACTGCATCGCCACAGCAGGCTTTACTACACCTATGATCGCCCTGAAATAACCGACGCGGAATACGACCGCCTGTTTCGGGAACTGCTTGAGTTGGAAAAAGCGTATCCCGAGCTGGTGACGGCCGCTTCGCCGTCCCTGCGCGTAGGCGCTTCGCCTCTGTCGCAATTCACGCCAGTACCCCACAGCCGCCCCATGCTGTCCCTGGAAAACGCTCTGACCGAAGATGAACTTTATGACTTCGACGCCCGCATCCGGAAACTTCTGGCCAGCGATGCACCGGTGCGGTACGTTTGCGAGCTAAAAATGGATGGGGTAGCGGTCGAATTGGTCTATAGAGACGGAATCCTCTCCGTCGGATCCACCCGCGGCGACGGGACCACCGGCGAGGGCATCACCGAAAACCTGCGCACGATCCCCTCCATACCTCTGGTACTGAGCGGCGAAGCGCCTGCGCTTCTGGAAGTTCGCGGCGAGGTCTATATCGACCTGGACGACTTTCAAAAACTTAACCATGAGCGCGAGGAAGAAGGCTTACAGGTATTTGCCAACCCGCGCAACGCCGCCGCCGGCAGTCTGCGCCAACTCGACTCCGCAGTCACCGCCAAGCGACCACTGAAAATATTCTGCTACGGCATCGGCCAGCTTTCCGGAGAACATCCCGCCAGCCACCACTCATTGCTGAAGTGCATGCATCGGTGGGGACTGCGCGTCAATCTGGAACACTCGCGCACCCTTGAAGGCATCGAACAAGTCACGGACTATTTCCGTCAGCTGCAACAGCGCCGAGACGAACTCCCCTACGAGATCGATGGCATGGTGGTCAAAGTCGACGATCTGGCCCTGCAACGCGAATTGGGGGAAAAAACCCGTACCCCCCGCTGGGCCATTGCCTGCAAGTTCCCCCCCCGTCAAGCGGTTACTGTGGTTGAAGATATCGTGCTGCAAGTCGGGCGTACCGGTGCCATAACGCCGGTGGCGCAACTGAAACCCGTTGAGGTCAGCGGTGTCACGGTATCGCGCGCCAGTCTGCACAACTGGGATGAAATCGCGCGCCTCGACGTTCTGATAGGCGACACGGTGGTTGTCGAGCGCGCCGGCGACGTCATCCCCGATGTCGTCAAGGTACTGACGGAACACCGTAACGGCCAAGAGCGCAGCGTGCCCCTACCGCAAAGCTGCCCGGCTTGCGGCGGACCGGTGGTCAAGCTCGAAGGTGAAGTGGTGCCGCGTTGCCAGGAAATGTCCTGCCCGGCGCGCCTGCGCGAATCGATTAAACATTTCGTCGCCCGTCGCGCCATGGATATCGATGGCCTCGGTGAACGCACCATCGAGCAACTGCTGAAACGGGAGCTCATCAAGAGTGTGGCGGATCTTTACCATCTTACCAAAGAAGACCTGTTGCTTTGCGAACGCCTGGCGGACAAATCGGCGGAAAAACTGTTGACCGCCATCGCCGCAAGCAAAACCCGCCCTTTGGGTCGCTTCCTTTTTGCCCTGGGCATTCGCCACGTGGGGGAACACCTGGCCAGTCTGTTGGCCCGGCAGTTCGGCTCTCTGGATGCCTTGTCGCACGCCACCCGCGAGGAACTGCTGGCCATACACGAGATCGGTCCCCAGGTCGCCGACAGCGTCACCGATTTTTTTGCCAAATCGCGCAACCGCGAGATTCTCGCTGCTCTGCAACGCGCCGGGGTTGCACCGCAAGCGGAAGAGAAGCGCAGCGGCGGCCCCCTGACTGGCAAGTCCTTCGTATTTACCGGTAGCCTGACCCGTTTCTCACGCAAACAGGCGCAGGAAATGGTGGAACGGTTGGGTGGACGCGCCAGCGGTTCCGTCAGCAAAAAAACTGACTGCGTGGTTGCCGGTGAAGCCGCTGGCAGCAAGCTGGAAAAGGCTCGTCAACTCAACATCCAGATTCTCAGCGAAGAAGAGTTCCTGCAGATGATCGACACACTGGAGGAGGCATGA
- a CDS encoding NAD(+) synthase: MEIRMASHGFVRIGVCTPATKVADVAYNCEQIRKLVAETPDCRFFLFPELCLTAYTCADLFFQPLLVDQARKAIVQLAEFTAEHRVTMVVGAPIAHRGRLFNCAVFLSGGRILGIVPKRFLPNTQEFYEERWFSSAADLTATELMWDGESIPFGNDLLFRAEGLPDCMIGIEICEDVWVANPPSGQLAVAGANVLLNLSASPELLGKMEYRRALVQNQSARCLAAYVYASSGPGESSTDLVFSGHSLIAENGTILAETERFRFDSQIAVADVDIERLVNERFKNNSYGGARSDASYRVIDFLLTDVTTERLRRPVAATPFVPPVEEERAHRCHEIFEIQTTGLAKRLLHTGAKRVVIGISGGLDSTLALLVTVKAFDKLGYDRSGIETITMPGFGTTQRTRGNAERLAELLGTGLRVISIDAAVRQHFADIGHDETVHDITYENSQARERTQILMNVANQVGGLLIGTGDLSELALGWCTYNGDHMSMYAVNTGVPKTLVRYLVAWCADAEFSGDISAILHDVCDTPVSPELLPPHENGEIKQRTEDKVGPYLLHDFYLYHVVRLQHRPSKIFFLARQAFGDQFTAREILHWLQTFYRRFFSQQFKRSCLPDGPKVGSVVLSPRGDWRMPSDANAAVWLNDLKQLEGVVGEE, from the coding sequence ATGGAAATTCGTATGGCATCCCATGGATTTGTCAGGATCGGCGTATGTACGCCGGCTACCAAGGTGGCGGATGTTGCCTATAACTGCGAACAAATCCGCAAGCTGGTCGCGGAGACTCCGGACTGTCGTTTCTTTCTGTTTCCCGAGTTGTGTCTTACCGCCTATACCTGTGCCGACCTCTTTTTTCAACCGCTGCTTGTGGATCAGGCGCGTAAGGCCATCGTTCAGTTGGCCGAGTTTACCGCTGAACATCGGGTGACCATGGTGGTCGGAGCGCCGATCGCTCATCGCGGCAGACTGTTCAATTGCGCGGTATTTCTGTCTGGGGGGCGGATTCTCGGGATTGTGCCTAAACGGTTTTTGCCCAATACCCAGGAGTTTTACGAAGAACGCTGGTTTTCCTCTGCTGCGGATCTGACCGCGACGGAGTTGATGTGGGACGGTGAATCTATTCCCTTTGGTAACGATCTGCTGTTTCGTGCCGAGGGACTGCCCGATTGTATGATCGGTATCGAAATTTGCGAGGATGTGTGGGTTGCCAATCCGCCCAGCGGGCAACTGGCTGTGGCTGGGGCCAATGTATTGTTGAATCTTTCGGCTAGCCCTGAATTGCTGGGCAAGATGGAATATCGTCGCGCCCTGGTGCAGAACCAGTCGGCACGTTGTCTTGCCGCTTATGTCTATGCTTCCTCCGGCCCCGGTGAATCAAGTACCGATCTGGTGTTTTCCGGACATTCACTGATCGCGGAGAACGGTACCATTTTGGCCGAAACGGAACGTTTCCGGTTTGACAGCCAGATCGCAGTGGCGGATGTCGATATTGAGCGGTTGGTCAACGAACGTTTCAAAAACAACAGTTACGGAGGGGCCCGGTCGGATGCCTCGTATCGGGTTATCGACTTTCTTCTGACCGATGTGACTACCGAGCGACTGCGGCGGCCTGTCGCCGCCACACCCTTTGTGCCGCCGGTCGAGGAAGAGCGGGCCCATCGTTGTCATGAAATTTTCGAGATTCAGACCACCGGGCTGGCCAAGCGCTTGCTGCACACCGGCGCCAAGCGTGTCGTTATCGGCATATCCGGCGGTCTCGATTCGACCCTGGCTTTGTTGGTGACGGTCAAAGCCTTCGATAAATTGGGCTATGACCGTTCGGGTATCGAGACCATTACCATGCCCGGTTTCGGAACCACGCAACGTACCCGCGGCAATGCCGAACGTCTGGCGGAATTGCTTGGGACCGGATTGCGGGTGATCTCCATCGATGCTGCGGTGCGCCAACACTTTGCCGATATCGGGCATGACGAGACGGTGCACGATATTACCTATGAAAACTCCCAGGCCCGCGAACGTACCCAGATCCTGATGAATGTCGCCAATCAGGTCGGAGGCCTGCTTATCGGCACCGGCGATCTGTCGGAACTGGCCCTGGGGTGGTGTACCTACAACGGCGATCATATGTCCATGTATGCAGTCAATACCGGCGTACCCAAGACCCTGGTGCGTTACCTGGTGGCCTGGTGTGCGGATGCGGAATTCTCCGGCGATATCTCCGCCATTCTGCACGATGTCTGCGATACCCCCGTGTCGCCGGAATTGCTGCCTCCGCATGAAAACGGTGAAATCAAGCAGCGTACCGAGGATAAGGTTGGCCCTTATCTGCTGCACGATTTCTACCTCTATCATGTGGTGCGCCTGCAGCATCGGCCGTCGAAAATTTTTTTCCTGGCTCGTCAGGCGTTTGGCGATCAGTTCACCGCCAGGGAAATTCTGCATTGGTTGCAGACCTTTTATCGGCGTTTTTTCTCCCAGCAGTTCAAACGCTCCTGTCTGCCCGATGGACCTAAGGTCGGTAGCGTCGTGCTTTCGCCGCGCGGTGACTGGCGTATGCCCAGTGATGCCAATGCAGCTGTGTGGCTTAACGATTTGAAGCAGCTTGAAGGAGTGGTGGGTGAAGAATGA
- a CDS encoding ribonuclease HII → MLELFPSEDVSPLYFEQRLSRQGYRRIAGIDEAGRGPLAGPVVAAAVVLPPVFDLPGLNDSKKISAKLREKLFPQIRRQALDYGIGLASAQEVDGLNVLQATLLAMRRALDRLAQPADYLLVDGITPVPLPLPQKTLKQGDSRSLSIAAASVLAKVVRDRLMTTYDARFPEYGFAGHKGYGSAAHRAAIARLGPCPLHRATFRGVREYL, encoded by the coding sequence ATGCTCGAGCTTTTTCCTTCTGAAGATGTATCACCCCTGTACTTTGAACAACGCCTGAGCCGTCAGGGGTACCGCAGGATTGCCGGTATCGATGAAGCCGGTCGGGGTCCCTTGGCCGGGCCGGTGGTCGCCGCCGCTGTTGTTCTCCCGCCCGTATTCGATCTTCCCGGCCTGAACGATTCCAAAAAAATATCCGCCAAACTTCGCGAAAAGCTGTTTCCGCAGATCCGCCGACAGGCCCTCGATTACGGTATCGGACTCGCCAGTGCGCAGGAGGTTGATGGGCTCAACGTTCTGCAGGCGACTTTGTTGGCCATGCGGCGTGCCCTCGACCGCCTGGCCCAACCCGCCGATTATCTGCTGGTCGATGGCATTACCCCGGTGCCCTTGCCGCTACCGCAGAAAACCCTCAAGCAGGGGGATAGTCGATCCTTGTCTATCGCCGCCGCTTCGGTGCTGGCTAAAGTGGTGCGTGATCGTTTGATGACGACCTACGATGCGCGTTTTCCCGAATATGGATTTGCCGGACACAAGGGATATGGCAGTGCCGCGCACCGTGCAGCCATTGCGCGGTTGGGTCCCTGTCCGTTGCATCGCGCAACCTTTCGCGGCGTGCGAGAATACCTGTGA
- the rsmI gene encoding 16S rRNA (cytidine(1402)-2'-O)-methyltransferase, whose protein sequence is MKNEAVNPGVLYLVATPIGNLEDLTFRALRVLKEVDLVAAEDTRHSRKLFSHYGITTALTSYFAHNESVKGERILEMLRQGKSVALITDAGTPAISDPGFLLVRACRDEDLPVTAVPGASAVIAGLSVAGLPTERFAFEGFIPPKSTARRKLFKTLSAEKRTLVFYEAPHRLVACLADLMEELGDEREIAVVRELTKLHEEVFRGTASEALAHFAQGRVRGEIVLLVGPAPEEQQQETVQEALLRWRRDTDLPMRQIVKEVARQFGLPGSDVYKESLKLRDEDQA, encoded by the coding sequence GTGAAGAATGAAGCCGTGAATCCCGGGGTTCTTTATCTGGTGGCGACGCCCATCGGAAACCTGGAGGATCTGACCTTTAGAGCCTTACGCGTGCTGAAGGAAGTTGACCTGGTAGCTGCCGAGGATACGCGTCACAGCCGCAAGTTGTTCAGCCATTACGGCATAACCACCGCTCTGACGTCCTATTTCGCTCACAATGAGAGTGTCAAGGGGGAGCGCATTCTGGAAATGTTGCGGCAAGGAAAATCGGTAGCCTTGATTACCGATGCCGGAACGCCGGCCATTTCCGATCCCGGATTTTTGCTGGTGCGGGCCTGCCGCGACGAAGATCTGCCGGTCACCGCGGTGCCGGGGGCTTCCGCCGTGATCGCCGGTCTTTCCGTGGCCGGCCTGCCGACGGAGCGCTTTGCCTTTGAGGGGTTTATCCCACCCAAAAGCACGGCGCGACGCAAACTGTTCAAAACCCTGAGTGCGGAGAAGCGTACCCTTGTTTTTTATGAGGCGCCCCATCGTCTGGTGGCCTGTCTGGCCGACCTGATGGAGGAACTCGGCGACGAACGGGAGATCGCGGTGGTTCGCGAATTAACCAAGCTGCACGAAGAGGTTTTTCGCGGTACCGCCAGCGAAGCTCTTGCGCATTTCGCGCAGGGCAGGGTACGCGGCGAGATCGTGCTGCTGGTAGGGCCGGCTCCCGAGGAACAGCAGCAGGAGACGGTACAGGAGGCGTTGCTTCGATGGCGCAGGGATACCGACCTGCCCATGCGCCAGATTGTCAAGGAGGTGGCCCGGCAGTTCGGACTGCCTGGCAGTGACGTGTATAAGGAAAGCCTTAAGTTGCGAGATGAAGATCAGGCGTAA
- a CDS encoding HlyC/CorC family transporter has product MQDSILYVGGLTLLLFMSAFFSGSETALLSLDSLRVKYLVHKKKRGAKQLELVLSRPDNLLGAILVGNNLVNIAASVFATTFFVKLFGARGELMTIVILTPLLLVVSEVCPKTFAARYPERVSFLVLRPIMFIMMLLRPVVWLVTGFSRLLTLFVKSEPQPVISEEEIRTLITVGEQSGVVGKDKRKMLDGIFDLSQICVRDVMIPRTEIAALDVSFSFAEVLRLVQQSSHSRFPIYEGSLDNVIGIIHSKDILRYVHISEEFSLEKLARKPYFVPESKRINTLLPAFQRRQVHMAVVVDEYGGVEGLVTLEDVVEEIVGEIRDEYDIDEDMVCELRPGRYLLDASISLRAVNQRFGLELSEEHASTLAGFLLGVLGSIPRVGDSCEVDKSHFIVRKVIHHRIEEIELLLPPDSPDP; this is encoded by the coding sequence ATGCAAGATTCAATTCTCTATGTCGGCGGCCTGACTTTGCTGTTATTCATGTCGGCTTTTTTCTCCGGTTCGGAAACAGCGCTGCTGTCTCTGGATTCTCTGCGGGTCAAATACCTGGTACACAAAAAGAAACGCGGTGCCAAGCAACTTGAACTGGTTCTCAGCCGGCCGGACAATCTGCTGGGCGCCATTCTGGTGGGAAATAATCTTGTCAATATCGCCGCGTCGGTGTTTGCCACGACCTTTTTCGTCAAGCTGTTCGGTGCGCGCGGCGAGCTCATGACCATCGTTATCCTTACGCCGCTGCTGCTGGTGGTATCCGAAGTCTGTCCCAAGACCTTCGCCGCACGCTATCCGGAACGGGTGTCGTTTTTAGTGTTGCGGCCGATCATGTTCATCATGATGCTTTTGCGTCCGGTGGTCTGGTTGGTGACCGGCTTTTCACGTTTGTTGACCCTGTTTGTCAAAAGTGAACCGCAACCGGTTATTTCCGAGGAGGAGATTCGCACTCTGATCACCGTCGGTGAGCAAAGCGGTGTGGTCGGCAAGGACAAACGAAAGATGCTGGACGGCATTTTCGACCTTTCGCAGATTTGTGTCCGGGATGTCATGATCCCTCGTACCGAGATAGCGGCACTGGATGTTTCATTTTCTTTTGCCGAGGTTTTGCGACTGGTGCAGCAGTCCAGTCATTCGCGATTCCCGATTTACGAAGGATCGCTCGATAATGTCATCGGGATCATTCATTCCAAAGATATTTTGCGTTATGTGCATATCTCAGAAGAATTTTCCCTGGAGAAGCTGGCCCGCAAGCCTTATTTCGTTCCCGAATCCAAGCGCATCAATACCCTGCTGCCGGCTTTTCAGCGGCGCCAGGTGCACATGGCGGTGGTGGTTGATGAATATGGCGGTGTTGAGGGGTTGGTGACGCTGGAGGATGTGGTCGAAGAGATCGTCGGCGAAATCCGGGATGAATACGATATCGATGAGGACATGGTTTGCGAGTTGCGGCCCGGACGTTATCTGCTGGACGCCAGCATTTCCCTGCGTGCGGTTAATCAACGTTTTGGCCTCGAATTGTCGGAGGAGCATGCCTCGACACTGGCCGGTTTTCTGCTGGGCGTGCTGGGCAGTATCCCGCGCGTCGGAGACAGTTGCGAGGTGGATAAAAGTCATTTTATCGTGCGCAAGGTCATTCACCATCGTATCGAGGAAATCGAATTGCTTCTGCCGCCCGATTCGCCCGATCCCTGA
- the rplS gene encoding 50S ribosomal protein L19: MNIIDRLEMEQMKKDIPAFKAGDTLRVHVKIVEGDKRRIQVFQGVCIKRHNKGLGSTFTVRKISDGMGVERVFPLHSPNIDKIEVMMVGRVRRAKLYYLRKLQGKAARIREKRSL, encoded by the coding sequence ATGAATATTATTGACCGTTTGGAAATGGAACAGATGAAGAAGGATATCCCTGCCTTCAAAGCCGGTGATACTCTCAGGGTCCACGTTAAAATCGTGGAAGGTGATAAGCGGCGTATCCAGGTTTTTCAAGGCGTTTGCATCAAGCGTCACAATAAAGGATTGGGTTCGACGTTTACCGTGCGCAAGATTTCCGATGGCATGGGTGTGGAGCGTGTTTTCCCTCTGCATTCACCCAATATCGACAAGATCGAAGTCATGATGGTCGGTCGTGTGCGTCGCGCCAAACTGTACTATCTGCGTAAACTGCAGGGCAAGGCTGCTCGTATTCGCGAGAAGCGTAGCCTCTAA
- the rpsP gene encoding 30S ribosomal protein S16, with protein sequence MSVKIRLARGGAKKKPFYQVVVADERFPRDGRFIEQLGQYDPRQNPSMVTLKEDKTLEWLNKGAQPTDTVRRLLRTQGVWAKFKQA encoded by the coding sequence ATGTCGGTAAAAATCAGACTGGCTCGCGGCGGCGCCAAGAAAAAACCTTTCTACCAGGTCGTGGTAGCGGACGAACGGTTCCCGCGTGACGGTCGTTTCATCGAGCAACTTGGTCAATATGATCCCCGGCAAAATCCGTCGATGGTCACCTTGAAGGAAGATAAGACGCTTGAATGGTTGAATAAAGGTGCTCAGCCCACCGATACGGTTCGCCGTTTGCTGCGTACCCAGGGCGTCTGGGCCAAATTCAAGCAGGCGTAA